The Triticum aestivum cultivar Chinese Spring chromosome 3A, IWGSC CS RefSeq v2.1, whole genome shotgun sequence genome includes a region encoding these proteins:
- the LOC123061171 gene encoding uncharacterized protein (The sequence of the model RefSeq protein was modified relative to this genomic sequence to represent the inferred CDS: added 20 bases not found in genome assembly) codes for MLQEFVDNVIAVIKESVKTFTYETLNNIARLINGISALLLTLLPGKANILEGVSGWELRPAFRGPRLPRWMESGVSSFNEFIHELSADSESESIAGSVPGDDDNEEFVCPPSPLSQSSRLSHTSSFGRHDRRLRRPIKYAVSWIIWPVKIFLSLLLVLFNAVKYRISRASAKTPESPYLSRSISAKKPIHMKDQVLQRTTDRRRGVVEDVHLAVEIFIESVFDVVHKGAHYVLSPSEVWQKLFWWIHGNRVGNSSPAVDVPTANIGSDNPVPTERKTVYRHALNTDSRTCEDVITELGYPFEAIKVVTSDGYVLLLERIPRRDSRKVVLLQHGVLDSSMGWVSNGVVGSPAFAAYDQGYDVFLGNLRGLVSREHMDENLSSSKYWKYSVNEHGTKDMPAIIEEIHKIKTSELGSSQNLIGEEMEDQNGDIKNSEIQTSEEDVTKNQPYKLCAVCHSLGGAVMLMYVVTSRIAQKPHRLSRLVLLSPAGFHEDSNVVFSLVEKIILFVGPVLAPLVPGLYIPTRFFRMLLNKLARDFHNYPALGGLVQTLMGYVVGGDSSNWVGVLGLPHYNMDDMPGVSFHVVLHLAQIKRAKRFQMYDYGSAAANMEAYGTPKPLDLGAHYSLIDIPMDLVAGQRDRVISPTMVKKHYKLMRKAGVEVSYNEFEYAHLDFTFSHREELLSYVMSRLALAADAGKGRIKQTTVRLRKPKRVQSEMEKDRAMEYRGADEEIPGEPNGHSK; via the exons ATGCTGCAGGAGTTCGTCGACAAC gtctgtgaagacattcacatatGAGACGTTGAACAACATCGCGAGATTGATAAATGGAATATCAGCACTCTTGTTGACACTGTTACCTGGAAAAGCCAACATTTTGGAAGGGGTCAGTGGCTGGGAACTTAGGCCAGCATTTCGCGGGCCACGTCTTCCTCGTTGGATGGAAAG TGGGGTCTCTTCATTTAACGAGTTCATTCACGAACTTTCTGCCGATTCGGAGTCTGAATCAATTGCTGGCTCTGTCCCTGGGGATGATGACAATGAAGAGTTTGTCTGCCCTCCTTCTCCGTTGTCCCAAAGTTCACGATTGTCACACACAAGCAGCTTTGGTAGACATGACCGTCGATTGAGAAGGCCTATCAAATATGCAGTTTCCTGGATTATTTGGCCTGTGAAGATTTTCCTTTCTTTGCTGCTCGTCTTGTTCAATGCTGTCAAATATCGGATATCAAGGGCATCTGCTAAAACCCCAGAAAGTCCTTATTTATCGAGGAGCATATCTGCGAAAAAACCAATTCACATGAAGGATCAAGTCCTACAACGAACGACTGATAGAAGGCGCGGAGTTGTCGAG gATGTTCATTTGGCAGTTGAGATATTCATTGAATCAGTTTTTGACGTTGTTCATAAAGGAGCACATTATGTTCTTTCTCCTTCTGAGGTGTGGCAGAAGTTATTTTGGTGGATTCATGGAAACAGGGTTGGTAACAGTAGTCCTGCTGTTGATGTGCCAACAGCTAACATTGGCAGTGATAATCCAGTTCCAACTGAAAGGAAGACTGTATATCGTCATGCATTGAACACAGATTCTCGGACATGTGAAGATGTTATAACTGAACTTGG GTATCCTTTTGAGGCTATAAAGGTGGTTACTTCAGATGGATATGTTCTGCTGCTGGAGAGAATCCCCAG GCGTGATTCACGGAAGGTTGTGTTGTTGCAACATGGAGTACTGGACTCATCTATGGG TTGGGTATCAAATGGTGTTGTTGGCTCACCTGCATTTGCAGCTTATGATCAAG GTTATGATGTTTTTCTTGGAAATCTCCGTGGTTTGGTTTCAAGAGAGCATATGGATGAAAATCTTTCTTCCTCCAA GTACTGGAAATATTCTGTCAATGAGCATGGAACCAAAGATATGCCAGCAATAATCGAGGAAATTCACAAGATTAAAACTTCAGAACTTGGCAGCAGTCAGAATCTTATTGGGGAGGAAATGGAAGATCAAAATGGTGACATAAAGAATTCGGAAATACAGACTTCAGAGGAAGACGTGACAAAAAATCAGCCTTATAAGCTCTGTGCTGTCTGCCACAGCCTGGGTGGTGCAGTTATGTTGATGTATGTGGTGACATCAAGGATTGCGCAGAAGCCCCACAGGTTGTCAAGATTGGTCTTGCTATCTCCTGCTGGTTTTCACGAGGATTCAAATGTGGTGTTCAGCTTGGTGGAGAAGATCATCCTGTTTGTTGGTCCAGTACTTGCTCCACTTGTGCCTGGGCTGTACATACCAACTCGATTCTTCAGGATGCTTCTGAACAAATTAGCTAGGGATTTCCACAACTATCCAGCTTTGGGTGGTCTCGTCCAAACCCTTATGGGGTATGTTGTTGGTGGTGACAGTTCAAATTGGGTGGGAGTACTTGGGTTGCCTCACTACAACATGGATGACATGCCCGGTGTATCGTTTCATGTTGTACTCCATCTTGCACAGATAAAGAGGGCGAAGAGGTTCCAAATGTATGACTATGGAAGTGCCGCGGCAAACATGGAAGCGTATGGAACACCAAAACCATTGGACCTGGGAGCTCACTACAGTCTTATTGACATCCCCATGGACCTGGTTGCTGGGCAAAGAGACAGAGTAATCTCACCAACCATGGTGAAGAAGCACTACAAGTTGATGCGGAAGGCTGGTGTTGAAGTCTCCTATAATGAATTCGAGTATGCTCATTTGGATTTCACATTTTCACACAGGGAAGAGCTTTTGTCCTATGTTATGTCCCGCCTGGCCTTAGCAGCTGACGCAGGTAAAGGCCGCATCAAGCAGACCACTGTGCGACTAAGGAAGCCGAAGAGAGTTCAGTCAGAAATGGAGAAGGATCGTGCCATGGAGTATAGAGGCGCAGATGAAGAGATACCTGGTGAACCAAATGGGCATAGCAAGTGA